The following nucleotide sequence is from Bradyrhizobium roseum.
GCCGGGCCTGCCGACCGGAATATCGCACGCGGAAAACCCCGGTCGCGCGGGGCGACCGGGGCTTCCGGACGAAGGTGGACAACCGGATCAATAGCAGACGTTGACCGTCCGCCAGCGGAAGCCGAACGGGGTCAGCACGCGGCGAGGCTGCCAGCAGCCATAGCCGCCGAGGTAGCCGACGCCGAAGCCATGGCCCCAGTGCGGATGGTGATGGTGGTGATGATGGTGATGCGGCCAGAACCCGCCCGCCGAAGCGGAGGTGGGCGCCAGCGCCATGAGGCTCAGCGAAAGGGCGGCTGCGGCCGCGAGAGTCAGTTTGCGAAACATGGTCGTTCTCCAAAAATGCGCATTCGACGTTGATGTCCAGGCGCGGGTTTCAGTTTCAGTCTTACCCATCGCCGATCTGTCGCCTGCGTCACAGAGCAGGTTCGCGACTACTTCCTGAACGAATATTCAGATGTGAAAAACGTCACACAGGTTTGACACCGCCGTTGCCGCGATAGTTTCAGGCGGCGAAGCTGCGCGCTTCGTCGAGCGGCGGCAGCAACGTTCGGGCATCCGCAACCGCGCGCACGATCATCGGCTCGTTGCGCCCGCGAATCTCGACGTCATGCTGCGGCAACGTATCGGGAGGAATGCCCGCGGTGAAGCAGACCTCGTCGGAGATCACGACCTCGCACAAAAGGCTCTTGGTCATGTCCTGCAGCCGCGCCGCGACATTGACGGCATCGCCGAGCGCGGTGAACACCATGTGATCGCGATAGCCGATATCGCCGACGATCACTTCGCCGCCATTGATGCCGATGCCGAAACGGATCGGCTCGTGCAGATCGTGCTCGAGAAACTTGTTCAGCTCGTCGACATTGGCGGCGATCATCGCCGCCGCGCGCAATGCCTGGCGGCAGGCTTCATGCCGCGTGGTCGACAGCCCAAACAGCGCCAGCATGCCGTCGCCGACGAACTGGTTCGGCATGCCGCCGCTCGCGAGCACCGCCTGGGATACTGCGCCGAGGAAGCGGTTGACGATGAAGACGGTGTCGAACGGCAGACGTTTTTCCGCCATCCGGGTCGAACCGCGCATGTCGACGAACATGTTGACGAGATAGCGTTCCTGGCCGATGCGCGTCGGGTTTGAATCATGCCCGTCGGCCGACATCGTGTGCGGCAGGAAGAGCTGAAAGAACGAGATATCGCAGGTCGGCCGCAACTGGCAGGCAAGGCGGATCGAAGGATCCGGCGTGCCGACCCGGCCCAGCACGAACGCCTCGCGCTGCGAGGGCTCCGGCAGCTCATTGTGGTCGCCGATGATGCGAATGCGGCAGGTCGAGCAGCGGGCGCGGCCGCCGCAGACGCTGGCGTGGGGAACGTTGTTTCGCAGGCTCGCCTCGAGCACGCTGAGGCCTTTTGGAACGCGCACGGTGCGGCCGTTGCCGTAGGAAAGGTTGACCATGCCGCGGCGGCGTTCGTTGACGGCGCGGGCGGCACGGGCCAGCAGCGCGATGCCGATCAGGCCGAAATAGCCGTACAGGGAATAATCCGTGATGCGCTCGAGCGTCCGCGCTTCGGCACGCGTGCCGATCTGGCTTTGCGATTGGGTCTCCGCGCGCCACTCGACGCTGTCGGCTTCCATCACCATGCGACCGCTCTGATAGAAGCCGAGCATCGAGAGTGCCGGGATCAGAACCGCCAGAGCGAGCAGGAACGGCGCGGCGCGCTTGTAGAAGGCCCGCATCCGCAGCCAGAAATACAGCCCGATGCAGCCATGGACCCAGGCAATCGCCATGACTGCGAGCATCATCCAGACCCGGTATGGCGTCCAGATCCAGTACAGGAACAGCACCTGCGGATAGAGCCGTTCATGCCCGAACAGCGTCTGGCCGAGCCGGATGCCGATGACATGGCCGATGACCAGCATCGGCACGCTGAGGCCGAGCGCGAGCTGCAGCGGCTCGATCGCCTTCCAGCGGAACTGTCGGCGTTCGTACAGCGCCCAGATGCCGAGCGCGGTGTGCACCGCGCAGGCGGTGTAGAACAGGACCGTGACCGGGAGGAATTGCCAGAACGCGAGGTGCCAATAGACGCCGTCGGAAAGCGCCTCCAGCGAGATGTTGCCCAGCGCATGGTTGAGGAAATGGCTGACCAGATAGGCGAACAATACCACGCCGCTGGCGAGGCGAACCTGCCGGAGGCTGATGCCGCGCACGAAGGTCGCGATGCGTTCTCTGGATAGGGTTGCCATGCGGTCCATACGGTCAATATCGGCGATGCCGGCATTTTATTCCAGCAGTGAATACCATACCCGGTCGTCCCTGCGAACGCAGGGACGACGATAGAGTTTTTCCATCGGTATACGTTGACACCTCGGAGGTAGTCGAAGAGAAAGCGCCGTGACGACAGCCCCGCCCGATATCAGCCAGCCTAAACCGGACCGCTCCGCCGCGCCTTGGCTTTGGGTTGCGCTGCTGATCGCCGCGCTGACGGCGATGCGGCTGGTCTATGCTGGCGTACTCGATTTGCGTACCGACGAGGCCTACTATTGGACCTGGTCGAAGGAGAGTGCGCTGGCCTTCCTCGACCATCCGCCGGGCATCGCCTGGCTGATCCGGCTCGGCACCGCCATCTTCGGCGACACCCGGATCGGCGTGCGCTTCGGCGGCATCGTCGCGATGCTGGTCACGCAGCTTCTGCTCGCCGACATCGTCCGGCGCGTGACGCACGATGCGCGCGCCGTCGTCTTCGCGGTACTGCTGCCGGAAGCGGCGCTGTACTACGGGCTGTTGATGGCGAAGGTGGCGCCCGACACGGCGATGATCCCTTGCGCGGTCGCGATGCTGTGGTCGCTGGTGCGGCTGCATAAGAGCGGCAATCCGCGCTGGTGGCTCGCCGCCGGTCTTTTTGCCGGCCTCGCGATGTTGTCCAAGTTCACCGCCATCATGCTGATGCCGGCTGTGCTCGCGTTCGTGCTGGTGCCGGATTGGCGGCGGCGCTGGCTGCTCAGTCCCTGGCCATGGTTGGCGGCGCTGCTGGCGGTTATCGTGTTCCTGCCGGTGCTGATCTGGAATGCCGAGCACGACTGGGCATCGTTTCGATTTCAGTTTGTGCGCGCCGTCGCGACCCATCCGTTTTCCTTCCGCACCGTGGGCGAATTCATCGGGCTGCAGTTCGGCCTCGTCGGCTTCGTGCTGCTGCCGGTGGTGCTTTCGGGCGTGACGCTGACCGCCTGGCGCGGCTATCGCACCCGCGAGCCGGTTGCGATCCTGCTGTCGACCGCGGTGCTGGCGCCGTTGCTCTATTTCTTCTGGAAGTCGCTGACGCTGCGGGTCGGCGACACCTGGCCGATGTTTTTGTGGCCCGCCGGCTTTGCGGTGACCGCGATCAATCTCGCCTTGCTGCCGCGCGAGGGTTTTTCGGATTGGATGGTCAGATCGACATTTCGGTGGGCGAGGGTGGCCGTCGTTTCCGGCATCGCATTCGTGGTCGGCGTGTTCCTCTACTACGTCGCCGCGCCCTGGAATTTGATCGGCAGGACCGATCCGGTCGGCGGCGAGGCCGGCTACGAACAGGTGGCGTCGCGCGCCCGCGAGCAGTTGCAGGCAACCGGCGCGACCTGGATCGCGACGACGGACTACCGCACCTACGCAATGCTGCGCTGGCATTTCAAAGGGCAGGTGCCAGTGATCCAGATCAACGAGCGCGGCCGGTTTCAGGGCTTTGGCGATCCCGGCATGAGCGCGATCAAGGACCATCCTGGCCTCTACGTCGCGCGCGAGCCGGACCATCGCCTCCCGCTATGGAATCTCACGTCGGCAATCCGTCAACCACTGGCACGGGTCGAGCGCGTCTGGCGCGGCGTGGTGATGGATACGTATGCGCTAGAAAAACTGACGGGCTGGACGCCGGAGCTCTCGCCGCCGCCGGACTCGCCGCTGTTTCGCTGGCGCGTGCTGGCGGGTGAATTTTTCACCCGTCATGCCCGCGCAGGCCGGGGATCCAGTCTGCCGCGGCTCCCGGGTTGAATCGCGCGCGTCTCTGGAAATGCCGGATCACCCTGTCAAGCCAGGCGATGACGGCGCGACCGACTGTCATCGGTCGGCAAGATTCGTCTTCCGCCAACAAGGCAGACCTAATTTTTCACGCGCTTGGAACGAGGCTTGCCTTCTGAGGTTATCGGCATGGAGACGGAATTTCGCGAGCGGGACAATCGCCGGTCACGATCAAGCGGTGTAATGTCCGCTTGCCCTCAGCCATAGCAGGTAGCGACGTGATGATGCGCCGGAGAAACCTTTCGCGAAGCAGCCTTGATGTGCGAGACCATGTGAAGGTCAGGGTCGTGAGAAAGCGCCGGAAGCTCACGGATGCGCATCTCGTCGACTCCATCCGCAAAACCGGCAATTCGATCTCAGCCAACAGCAAGGAAGCTGGCGCAAGGCCGTGCCTCTCGTTGCCGAAGCATATGCCGCCGCCTGCTGTCGCTGCGACCGAACCGGATGTCACAGCATCGATGCAGGCCGAAGCGGTCTGATCGGGCGGCGTCGCGGCATATTTATCCGAATGTCAGAAAAACTACCACTTCGCGCTCTGCAGTTGCCAGGGCTGGGCCCAGTTCTGGTGTGCCGGAAATGTCTGAAGCGGATCCCCGATGGCGAGAAGCTCAGGCGGCGCCTCAAGGCCAGCCTCAAACATCACAGCGGCGGCCAGAGGAAAGGGCGTGCACGTCTCGTGCTCGCCAACTGCTTTGGAATATGCCCCAAGAATGCCATCGTTACCGCGAGCGCGGCAACGTTTGCGCGTGGTGAAGTGTTGCTGATCCGGGATCGTTCGGAAGACGCGATCGCTCAGGCGACCGCAGTGCTTCTCGACGCGAGTCCCTAGGTAGGCAAAGCGGAGTGGACCCACCATTCAATGCGTGTTCCACGAAGCAAGGTGGGCACGTCGCTTCACCCTAAACGAAATCACGCCTCATCATCGCGCTTGCGCAGCAAATCCTTGGCGAGGTCGCCGAGCGCGGGCCGCGGCAGAGCGGTAAACGGCAGCGGCCGCGTCACGTCGATCGCGGCCAGCCCCAGCCGCGCGGTGAGCAGGCCGTTGAGCACGCCTTCGCCGAGCCGCTGCGAGAGCTTTGCCGCGATGCCATGGCCGAGCACCTGCTGCACCAGGCTGTCGCCGACCGCCATGCCGCCGGTGATGGCGAGGTGGCCGATGACGTGGCGCAGCAGGCTGATCATGCCGAGCGTACCGCGGCCGCCGCCATAGAGCCGCGCCAGTTGCCGGATCAGCCGCATCGCGGCGACGAACACGAACAGCACGTCGATCAGGGCGCGGGGGCTCACCGCGGTAACGACCGAAACGCGTTGCGCGGCCGTGGAAACCAGCCGGCGGGCTTCCTCATCCAGCGGCGCCATCAATTCGCGCTCGGCGAGCTTGATCATGTCGGCGCCGTCGATAATATCGTCGGCGTGGCTCACCAGCGCGGCGCGGGCGCGCGCCAGTTGCGGGTTTTCATGCGCAAGCTTCAGCAGATCGTTGACAACGGCGCGGCTTTCGGCGCGGTCGTCGCTGCGCAGCACTTCTATCGCGCGCTGATGCAGCTTCTCGATCGCGGCCAGCCGCGCCATCCCGAAGGCTTCGCGCCCGATCACGACCGCCAGCGCCAGCGCTGCGGCTCCCGCGAAGGCCAGCGCGACATACCCGAGCGTTTGGCTGCGCGCAAACAGGTCCTCGATCAGGTTGACGACGCCGAGCCCCGAGCCGAGCAGCACCAGCCCGCCGACCGCGGACCAGAACAGCGTGCCCCAGCGAAATCCGCGGCGCGCCAGCACGCGCGGCGCCACGACGGGTACCGGCAACAGCGCAGGATCCGCTTCGGGCGTGATCTGCACGGTGCCGCGGGCCGGGCGTCCAGTTTCGTCCGGGCCGATCACGACCACACCGGGATCGTCGAGCTTGAACGTGGCCGGCCGCCGGTGCGGCGTTTTCTCGCTCATTGCAGTCGGTCTCCGATCAGGAACTGGAGGGCCCGGTCGAGACGGATGTGGGGCAGTGCGGGCTCACCGTCGGCCGCGCGCTCCAGCAGCGGCGGCCGGAAGCGCAGGAAGCGGAAATCGGCCTGATCGGAGGCGGTGCTGGACAGGCCGCGAAAGCCGCCGTTGAAGAGTTCCTCGGGGTCCGCGGGCAGGTCGCCTGGAAACGTCGCGACTTCGGTTTCGCCGTCGAAAGCCTCGCCATTGGCGGTCTCGCCGGGCGCGGGCGTGCCGATGATGGATGGCAGTTTTTCGCGGCCGCGCGCCACCTGCGCCTCGCGTGTCGCGCGCACCGCCGACAGCGCGACCACGTCGATGGCAGCGCCCGCATATTCGGCGCGGTCGGCCGCCTTGGCGACCGCGCGCCGCAGCACGGCTTCCAGCCGGTCATGGCTCAGGTGGTGCAGATGATCGGCCTTGGTCGCGGCGAACAGAATGCGATCGATCCGCGGACGAAACAGACTGCTCAGGATCGTGCTGCGGCCGATGCGGAAACAATCGAGAATTCCGGTCAGCGCCGCTTCGAGATCGTGCAGCGCTTCCGGTCCGGCATTGAACGCGGCGAGCGCATCGACCAGCACGATCTGGCGATCGAGCCGCGCAAAATGATCACGGAAAAATGGGCGCACCACGACGTCCTTGTAGGCCTCGTAGCGCCGCCGCATCATCGCCCACAGCGAGCCGTCGGGCGCGCTGCCGTCGATCGCGACGTCGAGCGGCGCAAAGGTCAGCGCCGGCGTATCGGCCAGATTGCCCGGCATCAGGAAACGGCCGGGCGGCAGCAGGCTCATCGCAAAGCGTTCGTCGCGGCAGGCGCGCAGATAATCCGTGAACAGTTTGGCGGCGGCAAGGGCGGCCTGTTCGTTCTCGGGGCTTTCGGGCTGAAGCGTCTTGAGATGCGCATGCCACGGCGCGGCG
It contains:
- a CDS encoding adenylate/guanylate cyclase domain-containing protein, whose product is MATLSRERIATFVRGISLRQVRLASGVVLFAYLVSHFLNHALGNISLEALSDGVYWHLAFWQFLPVTVLFYTACAVHTALGIWALYERRQFRWKAIEPLQLALGLSVPMLVIGHVIGIRLGQTLFGHERLYPQVLFLYWIWTPYRVWMMLAVMAIAWVHGCIGLYFWLRMRAFYKRAAPFLLALAVLIPALSMLGFYQSGRMVMEADSVEWRAETQSQSQIGTRAEARTLERITDYSLYGYFGLIGIALLARAARAVNERRRGMVNLSYGNGRTVRVPKGLSVLEASLRNNVPHASVCGGRARCSTCRIRIIGDHNELPEPSQREAFVLGRVGTPDPSIRLACQLRPTCDISFFQLFLPHTMSADGHDSNPTRIGQERYLVNMFVDMRGSTRMAEKRLPFDTVFIVNRFLGAVSQAVLASGGMPNQFVGDGMLALFGLSTTRHEACRQALRAAAMIAANVDELNKFLEHDLHEPIRFGIGINGGEVIVGDIGYRDHMVFTALGDAVNVAARLQDMTKSLLCEVVISDEVCFTAGIPPDTLPQHDVEIRGRNEPMIVRAVADARTLLPPLDEARSFAA
- a CDS encoding glycosyltransferase family 39 protein gives rise to the protein MRLVYAGVLDLRTDEAYYWTWSKESALAFLDHPPGIAWLIRLGTAIFGDTRIGVRFGGIVAMLVTQLLLADIVRRVTHDARAVVFAVLLPEAALYYGLLMAKVAPDTAMIPCAVAMLWSLVRLHKSGNPRWWLAAGLFAGLAMLSKFTAIMLMPAVLAFVLVPDWRRRWLLSPWPWLAALLAVIVFLPVLIWNAEHDWASFRFQFVRAVATHPFSFRTVGEFIGLQFGLVGFVLLPVVLSGVTLTAWRGYRTREPVAILLSTAVLAPLLYFFWKSLTLRVGDTWPMFLWPAGFAVTAINLALLPREGFSDWMVRSTFRWARVAVVSGIAFVVGVFLYYVAAPWNLIGRTDPVGGEAGYEQVASRAREQLQATGATWIATTDYRTYAMLRWHFKGQVPVIQINERGRFQGFGDPGMSAIKDHPGLYVAREPDHRLPLWNLTSAIRQPLARVERVWRGVVMDTYALEKLTGWTPELSPPPDSPLFRWRVLAGEFFTRHARAGRGSSLPRLPG
- a CDS encoding YcjF family protein, with amino-acid sequence MSEKTPHRRPATFKLDDPGVVVIGPDETGRPARGTVQITPEADPALLPVPVVAPRVLARRGFRWGTLFWSAVGGLVLLGSGLGVVNLIEDLFARSQTLGYVALAFAGAAALALAVVIGREAFGMARLAAIEKLHQRAIEVLRSDDRAESRAVVNDLLKLAHENPQLARARAALVSHADDIIDGADMIKLAERELMAPLDEEARRLVSTAAQRVSVVTAVSPRALIDVLFVFVAAMRLIRQLARLYGGGRGTLGMISLLRHVIGHLAITGGMAVGDSLVQQVLGHGIAAKLSQRLGEGVLNGLLTARLGLAAIDVTRPLPFTALPRPALGDLAKDLLRKRDDEA
- a CDS encoding YcjX family GTP-binding protein; protein product: MAPSFSDLVEEARLSARALLDYGDSFFNPTVRLGVTGLSRAGKTVFITALIHGLTRGGRFPIFEPYATGRIARARLAPQPDDAVPRFAYESHVRTLIEERHWPSSTTDISELRIVIDYQRQNGADRTLTIDIVDYPGEWLLDLPLLNKSFEQWSAESLALSREGPRAKLAAPWHAHLKTLQPESPENEQAALAAAKLFTDYLRACRDERFAMSLLPPGRFLMPGNLADTPALTFAPLDVAIDGSAPDGSLWAMMRRRYEAYKDVVVRPFFRDHFARLDRQIVLVDALAAFNAGPEALHDLEAALTGILDCFRIGRSTILSSLFRPRIDRILFAATKADHLHHLSHDRLEAVLRRAVAKAADRAEYAGAAIDVVALSAVRATREAQVARGREKLPSIIGTPAPGETANGEAFDGETEVATFPGDLPADPEELFNGGFRGLSSTASDQADFRFLRFRPPLLERAADGEPALPHIRLDRALQFLIGDRLQ